The following coding sequences are from one Psychrobacter sp. AH5 window:
- a CDS encoding AEC family transporter: MIAAVIFAITIVLPNLFLMGLGFFMRRKGQVSQAFIDQASYFVFNYCLPALLFFSVVDSEVDYAKQITLITAGIIVTFILFIGSELYAKRFITDINDQGVFVQGIFRSNMAIIGLATVANAYGAVGLSIGAVYMGIVTILFNILAVITLSRVSKSADDTRLTRSLMVIKKVFTNPLILALLAAFIYKALALPPIPKVIHTTGDLLAAVALPLALICAGASINLKSMLSLSGLSMQASFGRIIIAPILAIAVGLAFGLTGVHMGVLFLMVASPTAAASYVMVKAMGGNDILAANILAFTTVVGLFAMAIGAAILRALGLM; encoded by the coding sequence ATGATCGCTGCGGTTATCTTTGCCATTACTATCGTACTGCCCAACCTTTTTTTGATGGGGTTAGGTTTTTTTATGCGCCGTAAAGGACAAGTCAGTCAAGCGTTTATCGACCAAGCCTCTTATTTCGTTTTTAACTACTGCCTGCCAGCTTTGTTATTCTTCAGTGTCGTCGATAGTGAGGTCGATTATGCTAAGCAAATCACGTTGATAACGGCTGGTATAATCGTCACTTTTATTTTATTTATTGGCAGCGAGCTTTACGCCAAACGCTTTATCACTGACATCAACGATCAAGGTGTTTTTGTGCAAGGTATCTTTCGTAGCAACATGGCGATTATCGGCCTTGCTACCGTCGCTAACGCTTATGGCGCTGTAGGCTTAAGTATCGGCGCGGTCTATATGGGCATTGTCACCATCTTATTTAATATTCTAGCGGTCATTACCTTAAGCCGCGTCTCTAAAAGTGCTGATGATACTCGGCTTACTCGCAGCCTGATGGTAATAAAAAAGGTATTTACCAATCCGCTTATCCTAGCGCTACTTGCCGCCTTTATTTATAAGGCCTTAGCTTTGCCGCCGATACCTAAAGTCATTCATACTACCGGTGATTTACTAGCCGCAGTGGCATTGCCGCTAGCACTGATTTGCGCTGGTGCCAGTATCAATCTCAAATCTATGCTCAGTCTGTCAGGCTTATCAATGCAGGCAAGTTTTGGCCGTATTATTATTGCACCAATACTCGCTATTGCGGTTGGCTTAGCTTTTGGTTTGACAGGTGTGCACATGGGGGTATTATTTCTGATGGTAGCGTCGCCAACAGCTGCTGCTAGTTATGTGATGGTTAAAGCGATGGGCGGTAATGATATTTTAGCGGCCAATATTTTAGCCTTTACTACGGTGGTAGGGCTGTTCGCTATGGCTATTGGCGCGGCTATCTTGCGGGCTTTGGGGCTAATGTAG
- a CDS encoding ChaB family protein — protein sequence MPYDKLSDLPDSVKDNLPKHAQEIFQAAFNSASEQYDDESRQFATAWAAVENVYHKNDEGRWVKKPDHK from the coding sequence ATGCCTTACGATAAATTATCAGACTTACCGGACAGCGTAAAAGACAACCTTCCCAAACACGCGCAGGAGATATTTCAAGCGGCCTTTAATAGTGCCAGCGAGCAATATGATGACGAATCACGCCAGTTTGCGACAGCATGGGCGGCGGTTGAAAACGTCTATCATAAAAATGACGAGGGCAGATGGGTCAAAAAGCCTGATCATAAATAA